Genomic DNA from Setaria italica strain Yugu1 chromosome V, Setaria_italica_v2.0, whole genome shotgun sequence:
TATTATGCTTGACGCGTGTTCTAAATTCTGATGCCTCCTTTTCATCTGTTTAGGCTTGCCTCTCCGCTGTCGATGATTCATGTGAAATCAGAAAAGATGCAGCCAATATTGGGGGCGTCTCCGTCTTAAGCCTGATGCAACACATGCATCCCCATCTGATGCTAAGATTAAACTCATGACTTCCCTGAATGTTGGATGTAAGTTCTAGTAGAATTTTCTGAAACAATTTCTCTACTCTAGTAATAACCAGcaaggaaaaggggaaaaaggacAGGCTTGGAAATTATTTCTGGGCTAAGGAAGCCCAGCCCAGCACCGGCAGCTTGGCGAGTGCTTTCGGCCAGGTGGGTTGTACCGTGGCATGCTGGAAAGTAAGATTCGGATGGCCCACCACCACTCGGAGCAGTACACACGAGTTGCCGGGCCGAGGGCCCGTCGTCCAGCCTATCTCCCGCgtccaccccaccaccacccccttcCTCTCTGTGGCGTTGgctggcggtggccggtgggggcgCGACCCGTGTGGCGAGCCGCGCACCAAAGGTGGGGGCGAGGTTGAAGGGCGAGCTAAAGATGGAACGGGTGGTTGGGAGGCGGACGCAAGTAGTGGCGATCCagtcctccgcctcgccgcgcgccccgCGCCCCTATTTATACCGCGGCCATCACCTGCGTACGTGAgcgctaccaccaccaccaccaccaccaccagagacAGATCGAGCCCCGACCGCCGCCGATCACCCTCGGGtcacagcagcagcaagccCCCGCCGGACGGCAGGATGTCGTGGCAGACGTACGTCGACGAGCACCTCATGTGCGAGATCGAGGGCCACCACCTCACCTCCGCCGCCATCATCGGCCACGACGGCACCGTCTGGGCCCAGAGCGCCGCGTTCCCGTCGGTGAGTGGCTCCGCCGCCTGCGTCCTTGTTGTTTTTCCGTCGACGGCCGATCAGATCGATCGATCACGGCTCTGACGCGCGGTTTCCTGTGTGTGTGATCGGCGTGCCCTCCACCCAGTTCAAGCCAGAGGAGATGGCCAACATCATGAAGGACTTCGACGAGCCCGGGTTCCTGGCCCCGACCGGCCTCTTCCTCGGCCCCACCAAGTACATGGTCATCCAAGGCGAGCCCGGCGCCGTCATCCGCGGCAAGAAGGTACGCGCCGATCCGCCGCATATCACGCCCTCTCCTCTCATCGATCGATCTCTCCGTCGGCCGGTCTAGCTCCCTCCGGTCCTGATCTTAATTTTCGCAGGGATCTGGAGGCGTGACCGTGAAGAAGACCGGGCAGGCCCTCGTGATCGGCATCTACGACGAGCCCATGACCCCCGGGCAGTGCAACATGGTGGTCGAGAGGCTCGGCGACTACCTCGTAGAGCAAGGCCTGTAAAACGGATCGCCCGTCCACGGTTGAAGAAGCATCCATCAGCAACAATACAACCGCCAGCACGTAGTA
This window encodes:
- the LOC101783542 gene encoding profilin-A, coding for MSWQTYVDEHLMCEIEGHHLTSAAIIGHDGTVWAQSAAFPSFKPEEMANIMKDFDEPGFLAPTGLFLGPTKYMVIQGEPGAVIRGKKGSGGVTVKKTGQALVIGIYDEPMTPGQCNMVVERLGDYLVEQGL